One genomic segment of Agromyces intestinalis includes these proteins:
- a CDS encoding TetR/AcrR family transcriptional regulator, with the protein MARIPAAERRAALVEAAIRVVARDGIGHATTRAIVTEAGMSLASFHYAFESRDELIDELIRTVVAREQQAVVPDRIEGGTLRDILEAGLFRYLDHLRADPDRELAMLELTHYALRSPDRHPLAVMQYARYAELAAEALGVAATMTGVRWCEPVDHVARMLVAFTDGMTTTWLVERDDDAARRVARAAADALSRMAEPA; encoded by the coding sequence ATGGCACGGATCCCCGCCGCCGAACGCCGTGCCGCGCTCGTCGAGGCCGCCATCCGCGTCGTCGCCCGCGACGGTATCGGCCACGCCACCACGCGCGCCATCGTCACCGAGGCCGGCATGAGCCTCGCCAGCTTCCACTACGCGTTCGAATCCCGCGACGAGCTCATCGACGAGCTCATCCGCACCGTGGTCGCCCGCGAGCAGCAGGCCGTGGTTCCCGACCGCATCGAGGGCGGCACGCTCCGCGACATCCTCGAGGCCGGCCTGTTCCGCTACCTCGACCACCTGCGCGCCGACCCCGACCGCGAACTCGCGATGCTCGAACTCACCCACTACGCCCTGCGCTCGCCCGACCGCCACCCGCTCGCGGTGATGCAGTACGCGCGCTACGCCGAGCTCGCCGCCGAGGCGCTCGGCGTCGCGGCGACCATGACCGGGGTGCGCTGGTGCGAGCCGGTCGACCACGTCGCCCGCATGCTCGTCGCCTTCACGGACGGCATGACCACCACCTGGCTCGTCGAACGCGACGACGACGCGGCCCGCCGGGTCGCGCGCGCCGCGGCCGACGCCCTCTCGAGAATGGCGGAACCCGCATGA
- a CDS encoding Ppx/GppA phosphatase family protein, translated as MRLGVLDVGSNTVHLLVVDAHPGARPLPQSSHKAVLRLMRYLEPDGAISPEGVEAIVGSIRDAVAAARDDGIDELLPFATSAIREARNGEKVLARVASETGVELQVLSGADESRLTFLAVRRWFGWSAGRILLFDIGGGSLELALGQDEDPDVALSVPLGAGRSTVEFLQHDPPRPEEIDRLRAHARSVLADVAGGFSSGARPDHVVGSSKTIRSLARLAGSTEDGPGASDRSVLRLKGLDDWTPRLARIPADARPALPGITEDRTFQIVAGAVVLSEAMRAFGVKSLEVSPWALREGVILRRLDRLS; from the coding sequence ATGCGCCTCGGGGTTCTCGACGTCGGTTCCAACACCGTGCACCTGCTCGTGGTCGATGCGCACCCCGGCGCGCGGCCGCTGCCGCAGTCGTCGCACAAGGCCGTGCTGCGACTCATGCGATATCTCGAGCCCGACGGAGCGATCAGCCCCGAGGGAGTCGAAGCGATCGTCGGCTCGATCCGCGACGCGGTCGCGGCCGCGCGCGACGACGGCATCGACGAGCTGCTTCCGTTCGCCACGTCGGCGATCCGCGAGGCGCGCAACGGCGAGAAGGTGCTCGCCCGCGTCGCGAGCGAGACCGGCGTCGAGCTGCAGGTGCTGAGCGGCGCGGATGAATCGCGCCTCACGTTCCTCGCCGTGCGCCGCTGGTTCGGGTGGTCGGCCGGTCGCATCCTGCTGTTCGACATCGGCGGCGGTTCGCTCGAGCTCGCGCTCGGCCAGGACGAAGACCCCGATGTCGCACTGTCGGTGCCGCTCGGCGCCGGCAGGTCCACCGTGGAGTTCCTCCAGCACGACCCGCCGCGGCCCGAGGAGATCGACCGGCTTCGGGCGCACGCGCGTTCGGTGCTCGCCGACGTCGCGGGCGGGTTCTCGTCAGGTGCCCGCCCCGACCACGTCGTCGGCTCGTCGAAGACGATCCGCTCGCTCGCGCGGCTCGCCGGTTCGACCGAGGATGGGCCCGGGGCATCCGACCGCTCGGTGCTGCGGCTGAAGGGCCTCGACGACTGGACCCCGCGCCTGGCCCGCATCCCCGCCGACGCCCGGCCCGCGCTGCCCGGCATCACCGAAGACCGCACCTTCCAGATCGTGGCCGGTGCGGTCGTGCTCAGCGAGGCGATGCGCGCATTCGGCGTGAAGTCGCTCGAGGTGTCGCCCTGGGCGCTGCGCGAGGGAGTCATCCTGCGCCGGCTCGACCGACTGTCGTAG